In one Palaemon carinicauda isolate YSFRI2023 chromosome 25, ASM3689809v2, whole genome shotgun sequence genomic region, the following are encoded:
- the LOC137619317 gene encoding uncharacterized protein isoform X2, which translates to MLTLMVLVEGDRSIDTEAQLFGDPYEFGEDHHRFRRAPIFGLFQGLFGGKKGRKQRPSRPTYGAPPAAPPASYGAPPATPSSGYGAPPATPSSGYGAPPATPSSGYGAPPATPSSGYGAPPATPSSGYGAPPATPSSGYGAPPATPSSGYGAPPATPSTSYGAPPATPSTSYGAPQAPTPSYSAPAPPPSPSYGAPPAPPPSPSYGAPPVAAPSPSYGAPPVAAPVLPMVLLQPIIQCTFPSSKPNLQCPFCTFTSSKPILQCPICSFTSSKPILQCPFCTFTSSKPILQCPFCTFTSSKPILQCPICSKSLLQCPSSNS; encoded by the coding sequence TTGGCGACCCGTACGAATTCGGGGAAGACCATCACCGATTCCGTAGGGCTCCTATTTTCGGACTCTTCCAAGGCCTCTTCGGTGGTAAGAAAGGCCGAAAGCAGAGGCCCTCGCGCCCTACCTACGGGGCTCCCCCTGCCGCACCCCCTGCCTCTTACGGAGCTCCTCCTGCAACTCCTAGCTCAGGTTATGGAGCCCCACCCGCCACTCCTAGCTCAGGTTATGGAGCCCCACCCGCCACTCCTAGCTCAGGTTATGGAGCCCCACCCGCCACTCCTAGCTCAGGTTATGGAGCCCCACCCGCCACTCCTAGCTCAGGTTATGGAGCCCCACCCGCCACTCCTAGCTCAGGTTATGGAGCTCCACCCGCCACTCCTAGCTCAGGTTATGGAGCCCCACCCGCCACTCCTAGTACATCGTATGGGGCTCCGCCTGCAACACCCAGCACATCTTATGGTGCTCCTCAAGCTCCAACCCCATCATACAGTGCACCAGCACCACCTCCAAGTCCTTCCTATGGTGCTCCACCAGCACCACCTCCAAGTCCTTCCTATGGTGCTCCACCAGTAGCAGCTCCAAGTCCTTCCTATGGTGCTCCACCAGTAGCAGCTCCAGTCCTTCCTATGGTGCTCCTCCAGCCCATCATACAGTGCACCTTCCCCAGCTCCAAGCCCAACCTACAGTGTCCCTTCTGCACCTTCACCAGCTCCAAGCCCATCCTACAGTGTCCCATCTGCTCCTTCACCAGCTCCAAGCCCATCCTACAGTGTCCCTTCTGCACCTTCACCAGCTCCAAGCCCATCTTACAGTGTCCCTTCTGCACCTTCACCAGCTCCAAGCCCATCCTACAGTGTCCCATCTGCTCCAAGTCCCTCTTACAATGCCCCAGCTCCAACTCCTAG